A window of Eubacteriaceae bacterium ES3 contains these coding sequences:
- the selD gene encoding selenide, water dikinase SelD, translated as MMKKRLTEMVRNCGCAAKLGPGTLSEVLGNISQMKCDELLIGFEHSDDAAAYRIDDERILLQTLDFFPPIVDDPYMFGQIAATNALSDIYAMGGKPLTAMNIVCFPENEDKKILAEILRGGADKVLEAGAVIVGGHSVEDLEPKYGLSVTGITDNEHLRGNCSAEEGDLVILTKPIGTGIIISGIKGGIASDEAEQAAVRSMSTLNKTACEIMNRFPGVHGCTDVTGFSLAGHAIEMAKASGLTMIINTDGIPVMPQAIELAEMGVIPGGTYRNRDHFSPDYQSEVEILWEDIIFDPQTSGGLLISVAPDDAPKLIAEFDKNLETDYGIVGRMVKKEDKYLKISEGDQNDY; from the coding sequence GTGATGAAAAAACGACTGACAGAAATGGTTAGAAATTGCGGTTGTGCTGCTAAACTTGGCCCGGGAACCCTGTCTGAGGTGCTGGGCAATATAAGCCAGATGAAATGTGATGAACTCTTAATCGGGTTTGAACATTCGGATGATGCGGCAGCTTATCGGATCGATGATGAGCGGATTCTTCTTCAGACCCTTGATTTCTTTCCGCCAATCGTGGATGACCCTTATATGTTTGGACAAATTGCAGCAACCAATGCCCTGAGTGATATCTATGCAATGGGTGGAAAGCCCTTGACTGCCATGAATATCGTCTGTTTTCCGGAAAATGAAGATAAAAAAATTCTGGCTGAGATTCTAAGAGGCGGTGCTGACAAGGTTTTAGAGGCCGGGGCAGTGATTGTCGGCGGACACTCTGTTGAAGATCTTGAACCCAAGTACGGTCTTTCAGTCACCGGCATAACCGATAACGAACATTTGCGCGGCAATTGCAGTGCTGAAGAAGGTGATCTTGTTATTTTGACCAAACCCATTGGGACTGGCATTATTATTTCGGGAATTAAAGGGGGAATAGCCAGTGACGAAGCTGAGCAGGCAGCGGTTCGTTCCATGTCAACTCTGAATAAGACTGCCTGCGAAATCATGAACCGGTTTCCTGGGGTTCATGGCTGTACTGATGTGACCGGTTTTTCACTGGCTGGCCATGCCATTGAGATGGCAAAAGCCAGTGGTCTGACGATGATTATCAATACTGATGGTATCCCGGTTATGCCGCAAGCGATTGAGCTGGCAGAAATGGGTGTCATTCCCGGAGGTACATACCGGAATAGAGATCATTTTTCTCCTGATTATCAGTCGGAAGTGGAAATACTCTGGGAGGATATTATCTTTGATCCCCAAACTTCAGGTGGTCTACTGATTTCAGTAGCACCTGACGATGCCCCGAAACTGATCGCAGAATTTGATAAGAATTTAGAAACAGATTATGGTATTGTTGGCCGAATGGTCAAAAAAGAAGATAAATATTTAAAAATAAGTGAAGGAGATCAAAATGATTATTGA
- a CDS encoding RidA family protein gives MNSDVTVNKEIIETKEAPSAIGAYSQAVVVGNMLFTSGQLPIDPQTGEMVSDCIKKATKQSIENIKGILAAKGATLDNVVKTTVFLKNMSDFADMNEVYSEYFTSTPPARSAVEVAQLPKDGLIEIEAIALV, from the coding sequence ATGAATTCTGACGTAACAGTAAACAAAGAAATAATTGAAACAAAAGAAGCACCTTCAGCTATAGGAGCCTATTCTCAGGCAGTTGTTGTAGGGAATATGCTTTTTACATCCGGTCAATTGCCAATTGATCCGCAAACTGGTGAAATGGTCAGTGACTGCATTAAAAAGGCAACAAAACAAAGCATTGAAAATATCAAGGGGATTTTAGCCGCAAAAGGAGCAACTCTTGATAACGTGGTGAAAACAACCGTGTTCTTAAAAAATATGTCAGATTTTGCAGATATGAATGAAGTCTATTCAGAATATTTTACTTCTACCCCTCCGGCAAGGTCGGCAGTAGAAGTTGCTCAATTACCTAAAGACGGTTTGATTGAAATTGAGGCGATTGCCTTAGTTTAA
- a CDS encoding aminotransferase class V-fold PLP-dependent enzyme produces the protein MKEQIYFDNAATSWPKADGVGKAMYHYIEDIGVNTGRGVYHKAMEVSRVVFETREMLRELFNGESNQNVIFTQNVTLALNMVLNGYLKPGDHVLTSGLEHNAVIRPLYQLGKKGVEYEIIPGKDTSKKQNQDFPDYEMDITALEKMIKPNTKAIVMTHGSNVSGAILPLKEVGEICEKHSIRLIIDTAQTAGTHGIDMKASKIDVLCFTGHKGLRGPQGIGGFLINTEMAEELDVLLSGGTGSSSDSLEMPDFLPDRFEAGTLNIPGIYGLHAALKALKKRGVNNSRERQLTNSFLNGLAAIKGIDVINRHFDKERCALVSITSSVKDLSEAAFELEQGFGIMTRVGLHCAPIAHQTLGTYPKGTLRFSFNSQNTEDEIKTCLQALEEIFGRKQ, from the coding sequence ATGAAAGAACAAATTTATTTTGATAATGCAGCCACTTCCTGGCCCAAAGCCGATGGTGTGGGTAAGGCGATGTATCACTATATAGAAGATATTGGTGTCAACACTGGCAGAGGTGTTTATCATAAGGCAATGGAAGTCTCACGAGTTGTGTTTGAAACCCGTGAAATGTTACGAGAGCTTTTTAACGGAGAAAGCAATCAGAACGTCATCTTCACGCAAAATGTAACCCTTGCTCTAAATATGGTCCTTAATGGTTATTTAAAACCTGGCGATCATGTCTTAACCAGTGGGCTGGAGCATAATGCAGTAATTCGACCGCTGTATCAGCTCGGGAAAAAGGGTGTGGAATATGAAATTATTCCTGGGAAAGACACTTCTAAAAAGCAAAATCAAGATTTTCCAGATTATGAAATGGATATTACAGCCCTGGAAAAAATGATAAAGCCTAATACAAAAGCGATTGTTATGACGCACGGATCAAATGTTAGTGGTGCCATTCTGCCGCTCAAAGAGGTAGGGGAGATTTGTGAAAAGCATAGTATCCGATTGATTATTGATACTGCTCAGACGGCTGGCACGCATGGTATCGATATGAAGGCCAGTAAGATTGATGTTCTTTGTTTTACCGGACACAAGGGACTGAGAGGCCCCCAGGGAATTGGCGGCTTTCTGATTAATACTGAAATGGCTGAAGAATTGGATGTGCTTTTATCAGGAGGAACCGGTTCCTCATCTGATTCTCTGGAAATGCCGGATTTTTTACCTGACAGGTTTGAAGCCGGGACACTTAATATTCCTGGGATTTATGGTTTGCACGCAGCACTCAAAGCGTTAAAGAAACGTGGGGTGAATAATAGCCGGGAAAGACAGTTAACGAACAGTTTTTTAAACGGACTGGCAGCTATTAAAGGAATTGACGTAATTAACAGACACTTCGATAAAGAACGGTGTGCGTTGGTTTCGATCACATCTTCCGTGAAAGATCTCTCGGAAGCTGCATTCGAACTGGAACAGGGTTTTGGAATTATGACCCGGGTGGGCCTACATTGTGCACCAATTGCTCATCAGACTTTAGGGACTTATCCCAAAGGCACTTTACGATTCTCGTTTAATAGCCAGAATACTGAAGATGAAATTAAAACTTGTCTTCAAGCCCTTGAAGAAATCTTTGGAAGGAAACAATAG